In Chitinophagales bacterium, one DNA window encodes the following:
- a CDS encoding START domain-containing protein, with protein sequence MKPGNMLLLAVALFTSQTVIGQDENWKLSRDQNGIRIYTRHVEGYAIDELRTQVTVNAPMNAVVAAITDADRYSEWIYSCTYSSVLNKISETEQYQYQVNDLPYPFSDRDIAIHFKIWQDAQTKKVYTSSVAVADYIPAKEGLVRLPVFVGGYEITPLAGGAISINYQVRFDPGGNIPDWLVNMFIVKAPYESTVRLRELIESGKYDSAKFMFLNQL encoded by the coding sequence ATGAAACCGGGAAATATGTTACTGCTGGCTGTGGCACTATTCACAAGTCAAACCGTCATTGGCCAGGACGAAAACTGGAAACTTTCAAGAGATCAGAATGGCATCAGGATTTATACGCGACATGTGGAAGGGTATGCGATAGATGAGCTGCGGACACAAGTCACCGTTAACGCGCCTATGAATGCTGTTGTAGCTGCTATTACAGATGCCGACCGGTATAGTGAATGGATTTATTCCTGCACGTATTCTTCCGTTCTTAATAAGATAAGTGAAACGGAGCAGTATCAGTACCAGGTAAACGATTTGCCATACCCTTTCAGTGATCGTGATATTGCCATACATTTCAAAATATGGCAGGATGCTCAGACTAAAAAAGTGTATACTTCCTCAGTGGCTGTGGCCGATTATATTCCTGCTAAGGAAGGTCTTGTACGACTGCCAGTTTTTGTTGGTGGTTATGAAATTACTCCGCTTGCCGGCGGAGCGATCAGCATCAACTACCAGGTGCGTTTTGATCCTGGTGGCAACATCCCGGATTGGCTGGTGAATATGTTTATCGTGAAGGCGCCTTATGAATCAACAGTCAGGCTGCGTGAATTGATAGAAAGCGGGAAATATGATTCGGCGAAGTTTATGTTTCTGAATCAGCTATGA
- the mtgA gene encoding monofunctional biosynthetic peptidoglycan transglycosylase, whose amino-acid sequence MKLTQSISTIRRFILRTLFALFVFQLAYLFLVKWVNPPVTVTQLVSLFEGHGMKRDYVAYSQISRHAKLAVIASEDQLFPDHSGFDFTSIEKAMKYNEKHPNRVRGASTISQQVAKNVFLWQGRTWFRKGMEVYFTFMIECLYSKQRILDLYLNVAEMGDGVFGIESAAQTYFGKPAAKLSRTEAAMIAASLPNPKVYKVKPLSRWVAKRYPWIVKQMYQLEGDPDIEQILK is encoded by the coding sequence ATGAAACTCACCCAATCGATTTCAACAATACGACGATTCATCCTGCGTACGCTGTTTGCGTTGTTTGTTTTTCAGCTGGCTTATTTGTTTTTGGTGAAGTGGGTAAACCCACCGGTAACTGTTACACAGTTAGTCAGTTTGTTTGAAGGCCATGGGATGAAGCGCGATTATGTGGCTTATAGCCAGATCAGTCGCCATGCAAAGCTTGCAGTAATAGCGAGTGAAGATCAATTGTTTCCGGATCACAGCGGTTTTGATTTTACCAGCATTGAAAAGGCCATGAAGTACAATGAGAAGCATCCGAACAGGGTGCGTGGGGCCAGCACCATCAGTCAGCAGGTGGCGAAAAACGTATTTCTCTGGCAGGGAAGGACCTGGTTTAGAAAGGGGATGGAGGTATATTTCACTTTCATGATTGAGTGCTTATACAGCAAGCAGCGCATACTGGATCTGTACCTGAATGTGGCAGAGATGGGAGACGGAGTATTTGGGATTGAAAGCGCGGCACAGACGTATTTCGGTAAACCTGCCGCAAAGTTATCCAGAACAGAAGCCGCCATGATTGCTGCCAGCCTGCCCAATCCAAAGGTCTATAAAGTTAAACCATTAAGCCGTTGGGTTGCCAAACGTTACCCATGGATTGTGAAACAAATGTATCAGCTGGAAGGTGATCCGGATATTGAACAGATATTGAAATAA
- the can gene encoding carbonate dehydratase, producing MKPLQHLFDKNKAWSDRISSTQPDFFAKLLQQQSPEYLWIGCSDSRVPANEIVGLLPGELFVHRNVANVVVHTDFNCLSVIEYAVEVLRVKHIIVCGHYGCGGVQAALKDNQLGLIDNWLRHIKEVWKKYEKEISLIEDENQKVDRLCELNVIEQVVNVCNTTIIQKAWEKKQQVTVHGWIYSIRDGKLRDLNVQLSNSDTLKTFYQAEGPSSPGQE from the coding sequence ATGAAGCCTCTTCAGCATCTATTCGACAAGAACAAAGCATGGTCGGACCGCATATCTTCCACGCAACCTGACTTCTTTGCCAAATTGCTGCAGCAACAATCACCCGAGTATCTCTGGATCGGTTGTTCAGACAGCCGTGTGCCGGCTAATGAAATTGTTGGATTGCTGCCCGGCGAATTGTTTGTGCACCGCAACGTTGCCAATGTAGTGGTACACACAGATTTTAATTGCCTTTCGGTAATTGAATATGCGGTGGAAGTACTGCGCGTAAAACACATTATCGTGTGCGGTCATTACGGATGCGGTGGTGTGCAGGCAGCGTTAAAAGACAATCAACTGGGCTTAATCGACAATTGGCTTCGTCATATTAAGGAAGTGTGGAAAAAATATGAGAAAGAGATCAGCTTGATAGAAGATGAAAACCAAAAAGTTGACCGCCTTTGCGAGCTGAATGTCATTGAACAGGTGGTGAACGTCTGTAATACTACTATCATACAAAAGGCCTGGGAAAAAAAACAACAGGTTACAGTGCATGGATGGATTTATAGTATCCGTGATGGAAAGCTGAGGGATTTGAATGTGCAACTCTCCAATTCAGACACCTTAAAAACATTTTACCAGGCCGAAGGACCATCTTCACCGGGGCAAGAATGA
- the uvrC gene encoding excinuclease ABC subunit UvrC, giving the protein MTTEDFKNLFPHLPDDPGVYRFIDENNVMIYVGKAKNLKKRVTSYFVKNHAQYKTSVMVRNAKRIEFTIVATEQDALLLENTLIKNYQPRYNINLKDDKTYPFICIKKENFPRVFLTRHIERDGSEYFGPYTSVARVSSILDFIRKMYPLRTCNLQLSEKNITAKKFKVCLEFHIGNCKGPCEGRQTMQSYDHSIAQIRHILKGNLGEVIQNLKKDMQDHADHYRFEEAETLRKQLLSLQDYQSKSLVVHPTITNVDVFSFKEDEKNAYVNCMRIVNGSVIQTRTLEINKKIEEQKEEILVFVIHELRNQLQSNSKEIIVPFKLDFPEKDIMVTVPSRGDKKKLLELSEKNLAYYLLAKMKESIDNKRESPAIRILSQLQKDFRLTELPVHIECFDNSNFQGAYPVASMVVFRNGKPAKKDYRHYNIKTVTGPNDFASMEEIVFRRYKRLQDEKQSLPQLIMIDGGKGQLNAAMNSLEKLGLTGSVAIAGIAKRLEEIYFPGDPLPLYVDKKSPSLRLIQQLRDEAHRFAITFHRRKRDNATLQSSLLHIKGISDKTAEKLLRHFHSVEKIKSASSEELNAVIGKHRSALIQAHFQHRNTAESSSQQEQEQN; this is encoded by the coding sequence TTGACTACAGAAGATTTTAAGAATCTCTTTCCGCATCTCCCGGATGACCCGGGTGTATACCGCTTTATTGATGAAAACAATGTGATGATATATGTAGGGAAAGCCAAGAACCTTAAAAAACGCGTCACCAGCTACTTTGTAAAAAATCATGCGCAGTATAAAACCAGTGTTATGGTGCGCAACGCCAAACGCATCGAGTTTACCATTGTGGCCACCGAGCAGGATGCATTGCTGCTGGAAAACACACTGATAAAGAACTATCAGCCACGCTACAACATCAACCTGAAAGATGACAAGACTTATCCCTTCATCTGCATAAAAAAGGAAAATTTCCCACGCGTTTTTCTTACCAGGCATATTGAACGCGACGGTTCGGAATATTTCGGCCCTTATACTTCCGTAGCACGGGTAAGCAGCATTCTTGATTTTATCAGAAAGATGTATCCGCTGCGTACCTGCAATCTTCAGCTCAGTGAAAAAAACATTACGGCGAAAAAATTCAAAGTATGCCTCGAGTTTCATATAGGCAATTGCAAAGGGCCTTGTGAAGGCAGGCAAACAATGCAGTCTTATGATCACAGCATTGCGCAAATCCGGCATATCCTGAAAGGCAACCTGGGCGAAGTGATTCAAAACCTGAAAAAGGATATGCAGGACCATGCCGATCATTACAGGTTTGAAGAAGCAGAAACGCTCAGAAAACAGCTGTTATCGTTGCAGGATTACCAGAGTAAATCACTGGTAGTACATCCAACCATCACCAACGTCGACGTCTTTTCCTTTAAAGAGGATGAAAAGAATGCTTATGTAAACTGCATGCGCATTGTCAATGGATCCGTTATACAGACACGGACACTGGAAATCAACAAAAAGATAGAAGAACAAAAAGAGGAAATCCTGGTGTTCGTGATACATGAATTGCGCAATCAGCTGCAGAGCAACTCAAAGGAAATTATCGTACCCTTCAAACTGGATTTTCCTGAAAAGGACATTATGGTAACCGTCCCCTCGCGTGGTGACAAGAAAAAACTGCTCGAACTTTCAGAAAAAAATCTTGCTTACTACCTGCTGGCGAAAATGAAAGAAAGCATTGACAACAAACGAGAGTCGCCTGCCATAAGAATACTATCTCAACTGCAAAAGGATTTCCGGCTTACGGAGTTGCCCGTACATATTGAATGTTTCGACAATTCAAATTTCCAGGGTGCGTACCCCGTTGCTTCGATGGTCGTATTCAGGAATGGAAAGCCCGCAAAAAAAGATTACCGTCATTACAATATAAAAACCGTTACGGGCCCCAATGATTTTGCCTCAATGGAAGAGATCGTATTTCGCCGTTATAAAAGATTACAGGATGAAAAGCAGTCGCTGCCGCAGCTTATTATGATTGATGGAGGTAAGGGACAGCTGAACGCTGCCATGAACAGCCTGGAAAAATTAGGACTTACCGGCAGTGTTGCAATAGCAGGCATTGCGAAGCGATTGGAGGAAATTTATTTTCCGGGTGATCCGTTACCATTGTATGTCGATAAAAAATCACCATCTCTAAGGCTCATTCAGCAGCTGCGCGATGAAGCGCATCGCTTTGCCATTACGTTCCATCGCCGGAAGAGAGATAATGCTACCTTACAATCGTCCTTACTTCATATCAAAGGTATCTCCGACAAGACCGCAGAAAAATTATTAAGACACTTTCATTCTGTTGAAAAAATCAAGTCAGCATCCTCTGAAGAACTGAATGCTGTTATCGGAAAGCACCGGTCTGCTTTGATACAAGCTCATTTTCAGCATAGAAACACAGCTGAATCTTCATCACAACAGGAACAGGAACAGAATTAG